One genomic region from Phycisphaerae bacterium encodes:
- the dacB gene encoding D-alanyl-D-alanine carboxypeptidase/D-alanyl-D-alanine-endopeptidase, with the protein MLVVGFVLVLAAPTKAEPALADRIAEALSPLPHPQTAASAYIVNLKTNEVVFEHDADAPLIPASNAKVFVMGAALARFGPEFTFDTVLATDGNKLFLIGGGDPALGDEKLAKARGENGTSVFDRWAQAVVSSGKTSFPGGLVADETIFDGEYVHTSWEEEDLGKWYSAPVSGLNFANNCLEISVSPAAEEGRPCLVKINPATTRVDIVNRCISSKHADPILHHPAGTDRYFIRGRCRRDWPFPPVSYPQPPMLAADVLRNVLVEHGVQIPEEIRVEQARDDKGGIPSNLTVLAANRTPLADVLHRTGTDSQNLFAECLLKRLGFEAKTCEGALLPRGGWRNGAAEVLAILGNAGIHTQGLVIDDGSGLSRNNRCTARQLVEVHRWTRSLPGGEIFRDSLAEPGEQGSLRKRMRDASDSVHAKTGTMTGISTLSGFVSGADGSEYAFALMFNGYPGSSRPYKAIQDNVCRILAGIEP; encoded by the coding sequence GTGCTCGTGGTGGGATTCGTGCTGGTTCTCGCCGCCCCCACCAAGGCCGAGCCGGCACTGGCCGATCGCATTGCCGAGGCGCTGAGTCCGCTGCCCCATCCCCAGACGGCTGCATCCGCGTACATCGTCAATCTCAAGACCAACGAGGTCGTCTTCGAACATGACGCCGATGCGCCGCTGATTCCGGCCAGCAACGCGAAGGTGTTCGTCATGGGTGCGGCGCTGGCGCGATTCGGGCCGGAGTTTACTTTCGACACGGTTCTCGCGACCGACGGAAACAAGCTCTTCCTGATCGGCGGGGGCGACCCGGCCTTGGGCGACGAGAAACTCGCCAAGGCCCGTGGCGAAAACGGCACCTCTGTTTTCGATCGATGGGCGCAGGCGGTTGTCTCCTCGGGAAAGACGAGCTTCCCGGGCGGGCTGGTTGCCGATGAGACCATTTTCGACGGCGAGTACGTGCACACGAGCTGGGAGGAGGAGGACCTCGGGAAGTGGTACTCCGCGCCGGTCAGCGGGCTCAATTTCGCGAACAACTGCCTGGAGATCAGCGTCTCGCCGGCGGCGGAAGAGGGTCGCCCGTGCCTGGTGAAGATCAACCCCGCGACGACCCGGGTGGACATTGTCAATCGCTGCATTTCCAGCAAGCACGCCGATCCCATTCTTCATCACCCCGCGGGGACCGACCGGTATTTCATCCGCGGGCGGTGCCGCCGGGATTGGCCTTTCCCGCCCGTTTCTTATCCGCAGCCGCCGATGCTGGCCGCCGACGTGCTGCGAAACGTGCTCGTGGAGCATGGCGTTCAGATCCCGGAGGAGATACGCGTCGAGCAGGCGCGGGACGACAAGGGCGGGATTCCGTCGAACCTGACGGTGCTGGCCGCGAATCGCACGCCGCTGGCGGACGTGCTGCACCGCACGGGAACCGACAGTCAGAATCTCTTCGCCGAGTGTCTGCTGAAGCGCCTGGGATTTGAGGCGAAGACGTGCGAAGGCGCGCTGCTGCCGCGTGGCGGATGGCGAAACGGCGCGGCCGAGGTGCTGGCGATTCTGGGAAACGCGGGGATCCACACGCAAGGCCTTGTCATTGACGACGGCTCGGGACTGAGTCGCAACAACCGCTGTACCGCCCGCCAGTTGGTGGAGGTCCACCGCTGGACTCGTTCGCTGCCCGGCGGGGAGATCTTCCGCGACAGCCTGGCTGAACCGGGCGAACAAGGGTCGCTCAGGAAGCGCATGAGGGATGCCTCCGATTCCGTACACGCCAAGACGGGGACCATGACGGGCATCAGCACGCTGAGCGGATTCGTCTCGGGGGCAGACGGGTCAGAGTACGCGTTCGCCCTGATGTTCAACGGCTACCCGGGGTCAAGCCGGCCTTACAAGGCCATTCAGGACAACGTGTGCCGCATCCTCGCCGGCATCGAACCATAG
- the mutL gene encoding DNA mismatch repair endonuclease MutL has product MPQPRIQVLPDLLVNKIAAGEVVERPASVVKELIDNALDAGASRVAVELADGGKELIRVTDDGRGMDAEDLRLCVLPHATSKITAEDDLYTIRTMGFRGEALASISAVSRMRVISRPHDTDEANEVRVAGKVFEYASAAGAPPGTTIEVRDLFFNVPTRRKFLKANSTETGHINEQVARFAIAFPEVGFETINNGRTTLNAPGTQHLLERIARFYGEELASDLLHTVREERGVRLEVFAAPPSASRATAQWQYTFVNRRHIRDRFLQHAIREAHRGLIDPHRHGVVFVYLDIAPDQVDVNVHPTKIEVRWADSHLVHSLLLSALREMFQQADLAPALRTRSASPDPAEQERLRREFADLLRAAPPIVPGRDPAVLAGRIGENRDRITGSFGSGSGSAPPDLSRGDYRSSDPLDTWRKLYGRPTESGEGATGFPAGSDGTADSDNAPSSADLDAARRFLDGQSGVRSRAVQLHNLYLVAETDDGIIIVDQHALHERVMYEELKRRLASGTLEAQRLLLPDTLRVTPRQASLLESNTDLLQRLGIEITPFGPDSVAVHTFPALLKDTDVPGFMRDLLDKLESQPQSPQPEEIIHELLDMMACKAAVKAGDPLSDEEVQALMAQRHLVDKSSSCPHGRPTALRLSRAELDRQFKRT; this is encoded by the coding sequence GTGCCCCAGCCGCGCATCCAGGTTCTCCCCGATCTTCTCGTCAACAAGATCGCCGCCGGCGAGGTCGTCGAGCGTCCCGCCAGCGTCGTCAAGGAGCTGATCGACAACGCCCTCGACGCCGGCGCCTCCCGCGTCGCCGTGGAGCTTGCCGACGGCGGCAAGGAGCTCATCCGCGTCACCGACGACGGCCGCGGCATGGACGCCGAGGACCTCCGCCTCTGCGTCCTACCCCACGCCACCAGCAAGATCACCGCCGAGGACGACCTGTACACCATCCGCACCATGGGTTTTCGCGGCGAGGCCCTCGCCAGCATCTCCGCCGTCTCGCGAATGCGCGTGATCTCCCGCCCCCACGACACCGACGAGGCCAACGAAGTCCGCGTCGCCGGCAAGGTCTTCGAATACGCCAGCGCCGCCGGTGCTCCCCCCGGCACCACCATCGAAGTCCGCGACCTCTTCTTCAACGTCCCCACGCGCCGCAAGTTCCTCAAGGCCAACTCCACCGAGACCGGCCACATCAACGAGCAGGTCGCCCGCTTCGCCATCGCCTTTCCCGAGGTCGGCTTCGAGACCATCAACAACGGCCGCACGACGCTGAACGCCCCCGGCACGCAACACCTGCTTGAGCGCATCGCCCGCTTCTACGGCGAAGAGCTCGCCTCCGATCTCCTCCACACCGTCCGCGAGGAACGCGGCGTCCGCCTGGAGGTCTTCGCCGCGCCGCCCTCGGCCTCGCGCGCCACCGCCCAGTGGCAATACACCTTCGTCAACCGCCGCCACATCCGCGACCGTTTCCTCCAGCACGCTATCCGCGAGGCCCACCGCGGCCTCATCGACCCCCATCGCCACGGCGTCGTCTTCGTCTACCTGGACATCGCCCCCGACCAGGTCGACGTGAACGTGCATCCCACCAAGATCGAAGTCCGCTGGGCCGATTCCCACCTCGTCCACTCGCTGCTGCTCAGCGCCCTGCGGGAGATGTTCCAGCAGGCCGATCTCGCCCCCGCCCTCCGCACGCGCTCGGCTTCGCCCGACCCCGCCGAGCAGGAACGCCTCCGCCGCGAATTCGCCGATCTGCTCCGCGCCGCACCGCCCATCGTCCCCGGACGCGACCCGGCCGTGCTCGCCGGCCGTATCGGAGAGAATCGAGACCGCATCACCGGCAGCTTCGGCTCCGGCTCGGGATCCGCGCCGCCGGATCTTTCGCGCGGCGACTACCGCTCGTCCGATCCTCTCGACACGTGGCGCAAGCTCTACGGCCGCCCGACGGAATCGGGTGAAGGAGCGACAGGATTTCCCGCAGGATCCGACGGTACTGCGGATTCGGACAACGCCCCATCCTCCGCGGACCTCGACGCCGCCCGCCGCTTCCTCGACGGCCAATCCGGCGTTCGCTCCCGCGCCGTCCAACTCCACAACCTCTACCTCGTGGCCGAGACCGACGACGGCATCATCATCGTCGACCAGCACGCCCTCCACGAGCGCGTCATGTACGAGGAGCTCAAGCGTCGCCTCGCGAGCGGCACCCTCGAAGCCCAGCGACTTCTGCTGCCCGACACGCTGCGGGTCACCCCCCGACAGGCGTCCCTGCTGGAATCCAACACCGACCTGCTCCAGCGTCTCGGCATCGAGATCACCCCCTTCGGGCCCGACTCCGTCGCCGTGCACACCTTCCCGGCCTTGCTCAAGGACACCGACGTCCCCGGCTTCATGCGCGACCTGCTCGACAAGCTCGAGAGCCAGCCCCAAAGCCCCCAGCCCGAGGAGATCATCCACGAGCTCCTCGACATGATGGCCTGCAAGGCCGCCGTCAAAGCCGGCGATCCCCTCTCCGACGAGGAAGTCCAAGCCCTCATGGCCCAGCGCCACCTCGTGGACAAATCCAGCAGTTGCCCCCACGGCCGACCCACCGCCCTCCGCCTCTCCCGCGCCGAACTCGACCGCCAGTTCAAGCGAACGTGA